The following coding sequences are from one Humulus lupulus chromosome X, drHumLupu1.1, whole genome shotgun sequence window:
- the LOC133806166 gene encoding protein CHROMATIN REMODELING 5-like — MELMNSDYIIVPTHEELKTEFILCVMAEDDPDDTDFEPDHGITSERTLKKDKNWGGAESEEEDDSDNELDMSDEDDSYYERKSKSKQHGKGGHIVKSTRERKLYQGSGRQRRGKSSFEDDESLGEDSESDSDVGFKSTRKGSHQQKTSGRSTFLINATGRNNEVRTSSRHVRKVLNVESDESEDADESKKKNLQKVQSSCVPISTDRISVHDSSGIYGSS; from the exons ATGGAACTTATGAACTCTGATTATATTATTGTTCCCACTCATGAAGAGTTAAAGACTGAATTTATCCTTTGTGTAATGGCAGAAGATGATCCTGATGATACAGATTTTGAACCTGATCATGGCATTACAAGTGAACGCACATTGAAAAAG GATAAAAATTGGGGAGGTGCAGAatctgaagaagaagatgacagTGATAATGAGCTGGATATGTCTGATGAAGACGATTCTTATTATGAAAGGAAATCAAAAAGTAAACAACATGGTAAAGGTGGACATATTGTTAAATCTACCAGAGAACGTAAATTGTATCAGGGATCTGGTCGGCAGCGAAGAGGTAAATCATCATTTGAAGATGATGAGTCTTTGGGGGAGGACTCTGAAAGTGACAGTGATGTCGGTTTCAAAAGCACGAGGAAAGGTTCACATCAACAGAAAACTAGTGGTCGATCTACTTTTTTGATAAATGCAACTGGACGAAACAATGAGGTACGCACTTCTAGTAGGCATGTGCGGAAGGTGTTGAACGTTGAAAGTGACGAAAGTGAGGATGCCGATGAAAGCAAGAAGAAAAATCTCCAAAAGGTGCAGTCTAGTTGCGTACCG